The Deltaproteobacteria bacterium genome contains a region encoding:
- a CDS encoding M28 family peptidase, whose translation MNHVEQLLKHVRVLSQDIGSRSVYEPDKLEAAALYIEGELDFAGLHVLRQKYEVHGTKTANLVARSPNWTGEGPVLVLGAHYDTVRGTPGADDNASAVAVLIETARKVVEEAPGRSGNLLFVAFSTEEPPCFNTRLMGSRIFAERIKGSEIELRGALVLEMVGYFSNQPGSQDIPEGLEFLGFPDVGNFIALAGDRQSADLAEWTHSSFEESDAGIPALKLVEPEEQTVLSGLIRLSDNVSFWDVGIPALMVTDTAFLRNHNYHKETDTAETLDYEAMGKLVKALAYTLVRKYPV comes from the coding sequence ATGAACCACGTTGAGCAATTACTCAAACACGTGCGGGTCCTGAGCCAGGACATCGGCAGCCGCAGTGTCTACGAGCCCGACAAGCTGGAGGCTGCCGCCCTTTACATCGAGGGCGAGCTCGATTTCGCCGGGCTTCACGTTCTCAGGCAGAAGTACGAAGTTCACGGGACGAAAACGGCCAATCTGGTCGCCCGGTCGCCGAATTGGACTGGAGAGGGTCCGGTCCTGGTTCTTGGAGCCCACTACGACACGGTGAGAGGCACGCCGGGTGCCGACGACAACGCCAGCGCGGTGGCGGTCCTCATCGAGACGGCCAGAAAGGTAGTAGAAGAAGCACCGGGAAGGAGTGGCAATCTGCTTTTCGTCGCCTTTTCCACGGAGGAGCCACCCTGTTTTAACACCAGGCTGATGGGCAGCCGGATCTTTGCCGAGCGTATTAAAGGGTCCGAAATTGAGCTTCGTGGCGCTTTGGTTCTGGAGATGGTGGGTTATTTCAGCAATCAACCCGGCAGCCAGGACATTCCCGAGGGCCTGGAGTTCCTGGGTTTCCCGGACGTTGGCAACTTCATCGCCCTTGCGGGTGACCGGCAGTCGGCTGATCTGGCCGAGTGGACCCACTCGAGTTTCGAGGAATCAGATGCCGGCATTCCTGCCCTCAAGTTAGTCGAGCCGGAGGAGCAGACAGTACTGAGCGGCCTCATCCGCCTTTCCGACAACGTCTCCTTCTGGGATGTTGGTATCCCGGCTCTCATGGTCACCGACACGGCCTTCCTGCGTAACCACAACTACCACAAAGAGACCGATACGGCCGAGACGCTGGATTACGAAGCCATGGGAAAGCTGGTTAAGGCGCTTGCTTATACGTTAGTCCGGAAATATCCTGTTTAA
- a CDS encoding ATP-binding protein, which yields MSARRKTIPVTVDKSHLIAIGEQLYSRSIELIREFINNSYDADATEVRVSVDKDQIVVWDNGNGMDLDGLIQYFNIGSPEKRIRKHSPRFDRELIGQFGIGKFAALTTGERFEVSTQKGDFAASVIFDKKSWEAKPGKWTLPISVHESDPSRGDGTTVTISKLKKTFTAEDLERLVTESVPIRAPHFKVVLNGKEVRPREFSGHRIPFMEGTDFGLIHGEIYILPESRSSAREMGIQVRVKGVLVRREMFGMETWGGDAARVRGEINADFLTITSDRGGFIVDSPEYAVFRETALGVMEEVRRALRTLSSRREKSRYRRALKEALIRIQEALARNPEISPFGPIPFGEERDGTGEAAVTEKEVMETGEPSVEEVTGGGQEIEGKEKEPGEKKPTVRRLTPRAVIQRIKLGQMGITCCLDHFGADGPECFTENNVVYINQDHPLYHREMRKRDTHVMHIARLLTQEIAIIGQPADPRRAYDLQSRLLKDAFLKDSENPDGRSNSGLPG from the coding sequence ATGAGCGCAAGGCGCAAGACCATCCCTGTGACGGTGGACAAGAGCCACCTTATCGCCATTGGGGAGCAGCTCTATTCCAGAAGCATCGAACTCATCAGGGAGTTCATCAACAACTCCTACGACGCGGATGCCACGGAGGTTCGGGTATCGGTGGACAAGGACCAGATCGTCGTCTGGGACAACGGCAACGGGATGGACCTCGACGGGCTCATTCAATATTTCAACATCGGCTCGCCTGAAAAACGGATCAGGAAGCACTCTCCACGTTTCGACAGGGAACTCATCGGCCAGTTCGGCATCGGCAAGTTCGCGGCTCTCACCACCGGTGAACGGTTCGAGGTCTCCACCCAGAAGGGCGATTTCGCCGCATCGGTGATCTTCGACAAAAAGTCCTGGGAAGCGAAACCCGGCAAGTGGACCCTGCCCATCAGCGTTCACGAGTCCGACCCCTCCCGGGGGGACGGAACCACTGTCACTATCTCCAAGCTGAAAAAGACTTTCACCGCGGAAGACCTGGAAAGGCTGGTCACCGAAAGCGTCCCCATCCGCGCCCCTCATTTTAAGGTGGTCCTGAATGGGAAGGAAGTCCGTCCCCGGGAGTTTTCGGGCCACCGGATTCCCTTTATGGAGGGGACGGACTTCGGCCTCATCCATGGAGAGATCTACATTCTGCCGGAATCGCGGAGTTCCGCCCGGGAAATGGGGATTCAGGTGAGGGTCAAGGGGGTCCTCGTGAGGCGGGAGATGTTCGGCATGGAGACCTGGGGAGGCGACGCTGCGCGCGTCAGGGGGGAGATCAACGCCGATTTCCTTACCATCACCAGCGACAGGGGCGGCTTCATCGTCGACTCGCCGGAGTATGCCGTCTTCAGGGAGACGGCCCTCGGGGTCATGGAGGAGGTCCGGCGGGCACTCAGGACCCTGAGCAGCCGGAGGGAGAAGAGCCGTTACAGGAGGGCCCTGAAGGAAGCCCTCATCAGGATCCAGGAGGCCCTGGCGCGGAATCCGGAGATCTCCCCTTTCGGGCCGATTCCTTTCGGGGAAGAGCGTGATGGAACCGGAGAGGCGGCCGTCACAGAAAAAGAGGTAATGGAGACAGGGGAGCCTTCCGTCGAGGAGGTAACGGGCGGCGGGCAAGAGATCGAGGGGAAGGAAAAAGAGCCCGGGGAAAAGAAGCCCACGGTCCGGCGTCTGACCCCCAGGGCCGTTATCCAGAGGATTAAGCTCGGACAGATGGGGATCACCTGCTGCCTGGACCACTTCGGCGCTGATGGCCCCGAGTGCTTCACGGAGAACAACGTGGTCTACATCAACCAGGACCATCCGCTGTACCACCGGGAGATGCGAAAAAGGGACACCCACGTCATGCACATCGCCCGGCTGCTGACCCAGGAGATCGCCATCATTGGGCAGCCCGCAGACCCCAGGCGCGCCTACGATCTCCAGAGCCGCCTTCTCAAGGACGCCTTCCTGAAGGACAGTGAAAACCCGGACGGCAGGAGCAACTCGGGTCTTCCTGGATAG
- a CDS encoding acetamidase, producing the protein MSKTVPSTTGPAQASGKKNPSSPAHYHLAANKDTVHWGYWSRDLPPAVTVQSGDFITVETISHHAGDDYDRMIKGDAGIESIFHWTKHEKNVERRGSGSMDAQIGHGEGLGVHILTGPIAVSGARPGDILEVRLLKLRPRPGTNPKYPGKTYGCNAAAWWGYLYNNQIESPRPREVITIYEVDTSMNIPTARAVYSYRWTPSTDPFGVVHKTMDYPGVVRDPSTIQEIKPVHENVHVPLKMHPGTLGVAPNEDGLVNSIPPSYVGGNMDQCRLVEGTKVYLPVAVKDALLSMGDSHATQGDSELAGTAIEMSITALIQVILHPQASMRGTTLQHLDYPLIETPDEYIVQGFTYPDYLAALGKDAQSEIFQKSSLDLAFKDAVNKMRQFMMKTKGLTEDESITLMSLAADFGVTQVVNGNWGMHGILKKGIFVD; encoded by the coding sequence ATGAGCAAAACCGTTCCTTCGACCACAGGCCCGGCTCAGGCTTCCGGAAAGAAAAACCCCTCTTCACCGGCGCATTATCATTTGGCGGCGAACAAGGATACAGTGCATTGGGGTTATTGGAGCAGGGATCTTCCCCCGGCAGTGACCGTGCAGTCAGGTGACTTCATCACCGTGGAAACCATATCCCATCACGCGGGAGATGACTACGACCGAATGATCAAAGGGGATGCCGGCATCGAAAGTATTTTTCACTGGACCAAGCATGAGAAAAACGTCGAGCGTCGTGGTTCGGGTTCTATGGATGCCCAGATCGGTCATGGTGAAGGACTGGGTGTCCACATCCTTACAGGTCCGATCGCGGTATCCGGGGCCAGGCCGGGCGACATACTTGAAGTCCGTCTGCTGAAGCTGCGGCCGCGACCCGGCACAAACCCGAAGTACCCCGGGAAGACATACGGGTGCAACGCGGCAGCCTGGTGGGGATATCTGTATAATAACCAGATAGAGTCGCCCAGGCCACGAGAGGTGATTACGATTTATGAAGTGGATACCAGCATGAATATCCCCACCGCCAGAGCCGTCTACAGCTATCGATGGACTCCATCAACCGATCCATTCGGGGTTGTGCATAAGACCATGGATTATCCGGGCGTAGTGAGGGATCCCAGCACGATTCAGGAAATCAAGCCTGTCCACGAGAATGTGCACGTGCCGTTGAAGATGCATCCCGGTACTTTGGGCGTAGCGCCGAATGAAGACGGTCTGGTCAATTCTATTCCGCCAAGTTACGTAGGTGGGAATATGGATCAGTGCAGACTTGTCGAGGGGACAAAGGTGTATCTTCCCGTGGCGGTGAAGGACGCATTGTTGTCAATGGGCGACTCCCACGCTACGCAAGGGGACTCCGAATTGGCGGGCACTGCCATAGAAATGTCCATAACGGCTCTCATTCAAGTGATTCTGCATCCCCAGGCTTCCATGCGGGGGACTACTCTCCAGCATCTGGATTATCCATTGATCGAAACCCCGGATGAATACATAGTCCAGGGTTTCACTTATCCCGATTACCTTGCTGCTCTCGGAAAGGATGCTCAATCCGAGATATTCCAGAAATCCTCGCTGGACCTCGCGTTCAAAGACGCCGTGAACAAGATGCGTCAGTTCATGATGAAGACGAAAGGGCTCACTGAAGATGAGTCGATAACGTTGATGTCCCTCGCTGCAGACTTTGGGGTTACCCAGGTGGTCAATGGAAATTGGGGCATGCATGGTATTTTGAAGAAGGGAATCTTTGTCGATTAA
- a CDS encoding helix-turn-helix domain-containing protein, whose amino-acid sequence MVETDKWLTLDELTEYLKLSRTKLYRMAQEGKIPASKIGAQWRFNRKEIDDWVTSQRPGGAASQGK is encoded by the coding sequence ATCGTGGAGACTGACAAATGGCTCACTCTTGATGAGTTGACCGAGTACTTGAAACTTAGCCGGACCAAGCTCTATCGGATGGCCCAGGAAGGTAAGATTCCCGCCTCCAAAATTGGGGCTCAATGGCGTTTCAACCGAAAGGAGATCGACGACTGGGTGACAAGCCAAAGGCCGGGCGGCGCCGCCTCTCAAGGAAAGTAA
- a CDS encoding inositol-3-phosphate synthase: protein MGNIKIAVVGVGNCASSLIQGIHYYRGKSPQNAVGLMHWEIGGYKPGDIEVVAAFDVDKRKVGIDVHEAIFSAPNCTTVFCPDIPKSGVAVQMGKVLDGFAEHMNNYNEKRTFVLADELEPAEEEIVRILKNSGAEILLNYLPVGSEEATGFYAGCALKAGLALVNNIPVFIASDSKGPWARRFEKAGLPIIGDDVKSQLGATITHRVLADLFAKRGVKLERTYQLNTGGNTDFLNMLDRNRLASKKVSKTEAVQAVAARRMEDDNIHVGPSDYVPWQNDNKVCFIRMEGKLFGDVPMNIELRLSVEDSPNSAGVAIDSIRCAKLALSRGQGGILKAPSAYFCKHPLQQFTDDEAFRMIEHFINND from the coding sequence ATGGGAAATATAAAAATCGCTGTTGTTGGAGTTGGAAACTGCGCCAGTTCCCTGATACAGGGCATCCACTACTATCGGGGAAAGTCCCCGCAAAATGCCGTTGGCCTGATGCATTGGGAAATTGGCGGATACAAACCCGGTGATATCGAGGTCGTTGCGGCCTTCGATGTCGACAAGCGCAAAGTCGGCATTGATGTGCACGAGGCCATTTTTTCCGCGCCCAACTGTACGACGGTTTTCTGCCCCGACATCCCCAAATCCGGAGTTGCCGTTCAAATGGGGAAAGTCCTGGATGGGTTTGCGGAACATATGAATAATTACAATGAAAAGCGCACTTTTGTGCTGGCAGACGAGCTGGAGCCGGCCGAAGAGGAAATCGTCAGGATACTGAAAAACTCCGGCGCTGAAATTCTCTTGAACTACCTCCCGGTCGGTTCCGAGGAGGCGACCGGGTTTTATGCGGGCTGTGCGTTGAAGGCCGGCCTGGCCCTCGTCAACAATATTCCGGTTTTTATCGCCAGCGATTCTAAAGGACCCTGGGCGAGGCGTTTTGAAAAGGCGGGCCTTCCCATTATCGGTGACGACGTCAAGTCCCAGCTGGGTGCGACCATTACCCACCGTGTGCTGGCTGATCTGTTCGCAAAGCGTGGTGTCAAACTGGAGCGTACCTACCAGCTCAATACCGGCGGCAACACCGACTTTCTCAACATGCTCGACCGCAACCGCCTGGCTTCCAAGAAAGTGTCCAAGACCGAGGCGGTGCAGGCAGTAGCCGCCCGACGTATGGAGGATGACAACATCCATGTCGGTCCCAGTGATTACGTGCCCTGGCAGAACGACAACAAGGTCTGTTTCATCCGCATGGAGGGCAAGCTGTTTGGTGATGTGCCCATGAATATCGAGCTGCGTTTGTCTGTGGAGGATTCACCCAACTCGGCCGGGGTGGCGATCGATTCCATCCGGTGCGCCAAACTGGCCTTGAGCCGTGGGCAGGGAGGCATACTGAAAGCGCCATCGGCCTATTTCTGCAAACATCCACTGCAGCAGTTCACCGACGATGAAGCGTTCCGGATGATAGAGCATTTTATCAATAACGACTGA
- a CDS encoding NTP transferase domain-containing protein → MGIKCLIIAAGNGSRLRQKGDSKPLIPILGIPLIERVIRSAMEAGADEFYVVIGWQGDLVRDFLERLAKRLAIRITPLVNEDWEKENGLSVLKARDVLQEPFLLLMADHLFDPELVRALTTHSLPGGEIALVVDSDLHNPLIDMDDVTRVRVENGKICDIGKGMTDFNGFDTGIFLCSSTIFEALEQNRKKDGDTTLSGAIRILAKDSRAKAISSNGFWIDVDDPAAFKRAERVLLDRLRDKPTDGPVSRYLNRPLSVMFSRHLVKFDITPNQISLFSFLCSLVAAGLFVMGGYISLLIGGVLAQFASIIDGCDGEVARLKYQSSDLGGWFDAVLDRYADAFLLFGLTWHLLAREANGWVLFTGFMAIIGSFMLSYTADKYDNLMRERIKTGGGIGLRMGRDVRVFLIFLGAATNMVLPVLVVIAVVMNVETMRRVRVACVD, encoded by the coding sequence ATGGGGATAAAGTGTCTAATTATCGCGGCGGGCAATGGCAGCCGACTGAGGCAGAAAGGTGACAGCAAGCCCCTTATCCCCATTCTGGGTATCCCCCTTATCGAACGTGTGATCCGCTCCGCCATGGAAGCCGGTGCGGACGAATTTTACGTTGTCATCGGCTGGCAGGGCGACCTGGTCCGTGATTTTCTGGAACGGTTGGCGAAACGTCTTGCAATCCGGATCACGCCCCTGGTGAATGAAGATTGGGAGAAAGAAAACGGACTTTCAGTGCTCAAAGCACGGGACGTTCTGCAGGAGCCGTTTCTGCTGCTCATGGCGGATCATCTCTTTGATCCTGAGCTTGTCCGCGCCTTGACGACCCATTCCCTGCCCGGTGGAGAAATAGCGCTCGTAGTGGATAGCGATCTTCACAATCCCCTCATCGACATGGATGATGTGACTCGCGTTAGAGTAGAAAATGGGAAGATCTGTGATATCGGCAAAGGGATGACCGATTTCAACGGCTTCGATACCGGTATTTTTCTCTGCTCTTCCACCATCTTTGAGGCACTGGAGCAAAATAGAAAAAAAGACGGCGATACGACACTGTCCGGGGCGATACGTATTCTGGCTAAAGACAGCCGCGCCAAAGCGATCTCTTCAAATGGTTTCTGGATTGATGTGGACGACCCTGCGGCTTTCAAAAGGGCGGAGAGGGTCCTGCTGGACCGTCTTCGGGACAAGCCGACCGACGGGCCGGTATCACGCTACTTGAACCGCCCCCTTTCCGTGATGTTTTCCCGTCATTTGGTGAAATTTGATATTACGCCCAATCAGATTTCCCTGTTCTCGTTTCTGTGTTCCCTGGTGGCCGCAGGGTTGTTCGTGATGGGTGGATATATCTCCTTGCTCATCGGTGGTGTTCTGGCACAGTTCGCATCCATCATCGATGGTTGCGACGGCGAAGTGGCCAGACTTAAGTACCAAAGCAGCGACCTCGGCGGCTGGTTCGATGCAGTGCTGGACCGCTATGCCGACGCCTTCCTGCTGTTCGGCTTGACTTGGCACCTGCTGGCAAGGGAAGCGAACGGCTGGGTTCTCTTCACCGGTTTCATGGCCATTATCGGCTCGTTCATGCTGAGCTACACAGCCGATAAATACGACAACCTGATGCGCGAGCGCATCAAAACCGGGGGTGGAATCGGGTTGCGGATGGGGCGGGATGTACGTGTGTTTCTCATCTTTCTCGGGGCAGCGACGAATATGGTACTCCCGGTGCTTGTGGTTATTGCCGTTGTGATGAATGTTGAGACCATGCGCCGTGTCAGGGTTGCGTGTGTTGACTGA
- a CDS encoding DUF4202 domain-containing protein yields the protein MTDIECAKQKIRLIIAASQVPEDPCHAENTLEWLLRLEPDAGETLQLAALAHDIDRAIERIKIKRTDFDNYDAFKAAHARNSAEILRPILTACGVERNIAEEACRLVEFHEVGGDSGSDLLKEADSISYFDVNLPLYFQREGWDETKRRSHWGYRRLTPRAQEIVRHIDHEDKELARMLREVIHA from the coding sequence TTGACTGACATCGAATGTGCGAAACAGAAAATCCGACTGATCATCGCAGCCTCACAGGTGCCTGAAGATCCGTGTCACGCCGAAAACACCTTGGAGTGGCTTTTGCGGCTGGAACCGGATGCCGGCGAAACCTTACAGCTGGCGGCACTGGCCCATGACATCGATCGGGCAATCGAGAGAATCAAGATAAAACGAACAGACTTCGACAATTACGACGCCTTCAAAGCAGCCCATGCCCGAAACAGCGCTGAAATACTGCGCCCGATTCTGACCGCTTGCGGTGTGGAACGAAATATTGCGGAGGAGGCCTGTCGGCTGGTTGAGTTCCATGAGGTGGGTGGCGATTCTGGCTCCGATCTGCTCAAAGAGGCAGACAGCATTTCCTATTTCGATGTCAACCTGCCGCTTTATTTCCAGCGTGAAGGTTGGGACGAGACCAAGCGGAGATCACACTGGGGTTACCGCAGGCTTACTCCGAGAGCGCAGGAGATCGTCAGGCACATCGACCACGAGGACAAGGAACTGGCGCGTATGCTGCGAGAGGTGATTCATGCATAA
- a CDS encoding mechanosensitive ion channel: protein MEKLVQYLLDEATLWAPRVIGVVLIFVVFFVLAKIIKRIITNAAERLKFDKNLTSLLARTSNITLTIFGFVTALGTLGVNVSALVAGLGLTGFALGFALKDTISNLLSGVLILLYRPFERGNRIKISGYEGIVISIDLRYTELDSDGNKVLIPNSKLFTDPITVFQ, encoded by the coding sequence GTGGAAAAGCTGGTACAATATTTACTTGACGAAGCGACTCTTTGGGCGCCGAGAGTTATCGGAGTTGTACTGATTTTCGTCGTTTTCTTTGTCCTTGCGAAAATAATAAAAAGAATAATCACCAATGCCGCTGAGCGATTGAAATTTGATAAAAATCTCACTTCGCTACTTGCCCGTACAAGCAATATTACACTGACAATCTTTGGCTTTGTGACTGCGCTCGGAACGTTAGGTGTTAATGTATCCGCACTAGTGGCCGGTCTGGGGTTGACGGGATTTGCACTCGGCTTCGCTCTGAAAGATACTATTTCCAATCTTCTCTCCGGCGTCCTCATATTGCTATATCGACCATTCGAGAGAGGAAACCGTATAAAGATATCGGGTTACGAGGGCATTGTTATTTCTATCGACCTGCGATACACGGAGCTTGATTCCGATGGGAATAAGGTACTCATCCCGAATTCAAAATTATTCACGGATCCAATCACTGTTTTTCAGTAA